In one window of Neisseria subflava DNA:
- the murB gene encoding UDP-N-acetylmuramate dehydrogenase, giving the protein MQPIQYQTDLTPYNTFGLKAKAQAFIALKHADELRDIVRLPEFNQDTVLWLGGGSNILLMEDYAGLVVHMENKGIREIERSDGLVYIEAQAGEIWHDFVLHTVELGLSGLENLSLIPGTVGASPVQNIGAYGVEAKDVIHSVRCFDLDTDTFVELSNADCDFAYRESLFKQEGKGRYVIVSVVFALKEHFVPNLGYGDLAAAVAELSQGREATAKDVSDAVCAIRNSKLPNPNVLGNVGSFFKNPVVCAEKAADLLQQYPNMPRYPQPDGSVKLAAGWLIDQCRLKGHQIGGAAVHDRQALVLVNKNNASAQDVHQLAQYVCNTVFTQFQVELHAEPNWLPTSYSL; this is encoded by the coding sequence ATGCAACCCATCCAATACCAAACCGACCTTACCCCTTACAACACTTTCGGCCTGAAAGCCAAAGCCCAAGCCTTTATCGCGCTCAAACATGCCGACGAGTTGCGCGACATCGTCCGGCTGCCTGAGTTCAACCAAGATACTGTGTTATGGCTCGGCGGCGGCAGCAATATCCTTTTGATGGAGGACTACGCCGGTCTGGTTGTTCATATGGAAAACAAGGGAATACGCGAAATTGAGCGTTCAGACGGCCTGGTTTATATCGAAGCTCAGGCCGGGGAAATTTGGCATGATTTTGTTTTGCATACGGTTGAACTGGGTTTAAGCGGGCTGGAAAACCTCAGCCTGATTCCGGGCACAGTCGGCGCGTCTCCGGTACAAAATATCGGTGCATATGGTGTTGAAGCGAAAGATGTTATCCATAGCGTACGCTGCTTTGATTTGGATACGGACACCTTTGTCGAGCTTTCCAATGCCGACTGTGACTTTGCCTATCGTGAAAGCCTGTTCAAACAGGAAGGCAAAGGCCGTTATGTGATTGTTTCGGTTGTCTTTGCGTTGAAAGAGCATTTTGTGCCGAACTTGGGCTATGGCGATTTGGCGGCAGCGGTTGCCGAACTAAGCCAAGGCCGTGAGGCAACGGCCAAAGATGTTTCCGATGCAGTGTGTGCAATCCGCAACAGTAAACTGCCTAATCCTAACGTACTTGGTAATGTTGGGAGTTTCTTTAAAAACCCTGTTGTCTGCGCTGAAAAAGCGGCCGATTTGTTGCAACAATACCCCAATATGCCACGCTATCCGCAGCCTGACGGTTCGGTCAAACTCGCAGCCGGCTGGCTGATTGACCAATGCCGTCTGAAAGGCCATCAGATTGGCGGTGCGGCAGTGCATGACAGACAGGCTTTGGTTTTGGTGAATAAAAACAATGCATCCGCGCAAGATGTCCACCAGCTGGCACAATATGTTTGTAATACAGTATTTACTCAATTTCAGGTAGAATTACACGCAGAACCCAACTGGCTGCCTACTTCATACAGCCTATAA
- a CDS encoding hemolysin family protein — protein sequence MNIFEALLLLCLLIVISAFVSCSELALASARKIKLQVMAKDGGDTRALDVINMQQQPGSFITVVQIGLNAVAILAGIVGEAAIRPYFGKLLENVGSWGSTVASLLTFSLVTGSFILIADLMPKRMAMTHPEAVAVRIVRPMMFLIFILKPLVWVFDGLANAIFKLFKISTVRQEQLTSEDIYAVVDAGAQAGVLKEQEHYLIENIFDMQERTVTSTMSTREYIAYFDKHDDSDTVLEMMSEKPHNKFLVCDGDLERVIGYIESHTLLTLFLKEKDVRLTDKRVLRKALFIPDTLSLYDVLETFKTSGEDFAVVVNEYALVVGVVTLKDVMSIVMGELVNTEEEPQIIRRTEDTWLVDGATPLTDVMRALDIEEFPNSENYETIAGFMMYSLRKIPKRTDFLVYAGYKFEIIDTENLKIDQLLVSKQGNMVGKI from the coding sequence ATGAATATTTTTGAAGCCTTACTATTATTGTGCCTGCTGATTGTTATTAGTGCGTTTGTGTCCTGTTCCGAACTCGCGCTTGCTTCGGCACGCAAAATCAAATTGCAGGTTATGGCGAAAGATGGCGGCGATACGCGTGCGCTTGACGTAATCAATATGCAGCAGCAGCCGGGCAGTTTTATTACCGTTGTCCAAATCGGTTTGAACGCCGTCGCCATTCTTGCCGGTATCGTCGGCGAGGCGGCAATACGTCCGTATTTTGGCAAGCTGTTGGAGAATGTAGGCAGTTGGGGTAGCACAGTTGCCTCTTTGCTGACTTTCTCGCTGGTTACAGGCAGCTTTATTTTAATTGCCGACCTGATGCCCAAGCGCATGGCAATGACCCATCCCGAAGCGGTGGCGGTACGCATTGTGCGTCCGATGATGTTTCTGATTTTTATCTTAAAGCCCCTTGTCTGGGTTTTTGACGGATTGGCAAACGCAATATTCAAACTCTTCAAAATCTCAACCGTCCGTCAGGAGCAGCTGACCTCGGAAGATATTTATGCCGTCGTTGATGCCGGTGCGCAGGCTGGTGTATTGAAAGAACAAGAACACTATCTGATTGAAAACATTTTCGATATGCAGGAGCGTACGGTCACTTCCACCATGAGTACGCGCGAATATATCGCCTATTTTGATAAACACGACGACAGCGATACCGTGTTGGAAATGATGTCGGAAAAACCGCACAATAAATTCCTCGTATGCGACGGCGACTTGGAACGCGTTATCGGCTATATCGAATCGCATACGCTGCTAACCTTGTTTTTAAAAGAGAAAGACGTCCGCCTGACCGACAAGCGTGTGTTGCGCAAAGCCTTGTTTATTCCCGACACGCTGTCGCTTTATGATGTATTGGAGACCTTCAAAACTTCCGGTGAAGACTTTGCCGTAGTGGTGAACGAATACGCACTGGTGGTTGGGGTAGTAACACTGAAAGACGTGATGAGCATTGTGATGGGCGAGCTGGTTAATACCGAAGAAGAGCCGCAAATCATCCGCCGTACCGAAGATACATGGTTGGTGGACGGTGCCACGCCGCTTACCGATGTCATGCGCGCGCTGGATATTGAAGAGTTTCCCAATTCGGAAAATTATGAAACCATCGCCGGCTTTATGATGTATTCCCTGCGCAAAATCCCGAAGCGTACGGATTTTCTGGTTTATGCCGGTTATAAGTTTGAAATCATCGATACTGAAAATTTGAAAATCGACCAACTTTTGGTTTCCAAACAAGGAAATATGGTGGGGAAAATATAA
- a CDS encoding glycosyltransferase family 2 protein produces the protein MKTLALIPHYNHPTTISHVAQTMRGFGLNVLIVDDGSREECKPVLQALVSDGIDVLYRPINGGKGAAVKTGLEYAQEHGYTHVLQVDADGQHCLNDTPKLLAAAERNPEAVVCGWPQYGDDAPKARLYGRKITDFWNMLHTWSCDIKDGMCGFRLYPLAPALSVVREETVGDRMDFDTEILIRLYWRNVKPVWIKTPVQYAADGVSHFDAFADNVRISKMHTRLFFGMLKHRLGKVFGKAV, from the coding sequence ATGAAAACCCTGGCCCTTATTCCACATTACAACCACCCGACCACCATCAGCCACGTTGCCCAAACCATGCGCGGCTTTGGTTTAAACGTTTTAATTGTGGACGACGGTTCACGCGAAGAATGCAAACCTGTATTGCAGGCTTTGGTTTCAGACGGCATTGATGTCCTTTACCGCCCCATCAACGGCGGCAAAGGCGCAGCGGTCAAAACCGGCTTGGAATACGCTCAAGAACATGGTTATACCCACGTTTTGCAGGTTGATGCAGACGGCCAGCATTGCTTGAACGATACGCCCAAACTCCTCGCCGCAGCAGAACGAAATCCCGAAGCCGTTGTTTGCGGCTGGCCGCAATACGGCGATGACGCGCCCAAAGCACGGCTTTACGGACGCAAAATTACCGATTTCTGGAATATGCTGCACACTTGGTCATGCGACATCAAAGACGGTATGTGCGGCTTCCGCCTCTATCCGCTGGCACCCGCGCTATCCGTCGTCCGCGAAGAAACCGTAGGTGACCGCATGGACTTCGACACGGAAATCCTTATCCGCCTGTACTGGCGCAACGTCAAACCGGTTTGGATTAAAACGCCCGTCCAATACGCCGCAGACGGCGTGTCTCACTTTGATGCCTTTGCCGACAATGTCCGCATCAGCAAAATGCACACACGGCTGTTTTTCGGTATGTTGAAACACCGATTGGGTAAAGTTTTCGGAAAGGCCGTCTGA
- a CDS encoding MATE family efflux transporter has protein sequence MLLNLNRFTFPVFLKETRLLTALALPMLLAQVAQVGIGFVDTVMAGGAGKEDLAAVALGSSAFSTIYITFMGVMAALNPMIAQLYGAGKTEEVGKTGMQGIWFGLCLGVFGMLLMWAMIMPFRHWLTLNDYVEDTMAQYMLFTSLAMPAAMIHRALHAYASSLNRPRVIMLVSFAAFVLNVPLNYVFVYGKFGMPALGGAGCGMATAAVFWFSALALWLYIAKEKFFRPFGLTAKIGKPDLTAFKQIWKIGAPIGLSYFLEASAFSFIVFLVAPFGEDYVAAQQVVISLSGILYMIPQSVGSASTVRVGFSLGRREFLRARYISGVSLVLGWVLATCTALLLVIFRFQLAGMYTNDAAVLDIAATVLFFASLFQLADATQCIASYALRGYKVTKMPMFIHAVAFWGCGLLPGYLLAYHVDMGIYGFWTALTVSLTIAAIALVWCLELCSKEMVRSHKAV, from the coding sequence ATGCTACTGAACCTCAACCGCTTTACCTTTCCTGTTTTCTTAAAAGAAACCCGCCTGCTTACTGCCCTTGCCCTGCCTATGCTGTTGGCGCAAGTGGCGCAAGTGGGTATTGGTTTTGTCGATACGGTAATGGCCGGTGGCGCAGGTAAGGAAGATTTGGCCGCGGTGGCTTTGGGCAGCAGCGCATTCTCGACGATTTACATTACCTTTATGGGCGTGATGGCGGCATTGAACCCGATGATTGCCCAGCTATACGGCGCAGGTAAAACCGAAGAAGTCGGCAAAACAGGAATGCAGGGCATTTGGTTTGGCTTGTGTTTGGGCGTATTCGGCATGCTGTTGATGTGGGCGATGATTATGCCTTTCCGTCATTGGCTGACATTGAACGATTATGTCGAAGACACGATGGCACAATATATGCTCTTTACCAGCTTGGCAATGCCGGCCGCCATGATACACCGCGCCCTGCATGCTTATGCCTCCAGCTTGAACCGTCCGCGCGTGATTATGTTGGTCAGCTTTGCGGCATTTGTGTTGAATGTGCCGCTAAACTATGTGTTCGTTTACGGCAAATTCGGTATGCCTGCTTTGGGTGGCGCAGGTTGCGGCATGGCAACGGCGGCGGTATTTTGGTTCAGCGCATTGGCTTTGTGGCTTTATATCGCCAAAGAAAAATTCTTCCGTCCGTTTGGTTTGACGGCAAAAATCGGCAAACCCGATTTGACGGCTTTCAAACAGATTTGGAAAATCGGCGCACCTATCGGCTTGTCTTATTTTCTAGAAGCCAGCGCGTTTTCGTTTATCGTCTTTTTGGTGGCGCCATTCGGCGAGGATTATGTCGCCGCCCAACAAGTTGTTATCAGCCTGTCGGGCATTTTGTATATGATTCCGCAAAGCGTCGGCTCTGCAAGCACGGTACGCGTAGGCTTTTCACTCGGACGACGCGAGTTTTTGCGGGCGCGTTATATTTCAGGCGTTTCGCTGGTATTGGGCTGGGTACTTGCCACCTGTACCGCGCTGCTCTTGGTCATCTTTCGCTTTCAGTTGGCCGGTATGTACACCAACGATGCGGCAGTATTGGACATTGCTGCGACCGTTTTATTTTTCGCTTCCCTATTCCAACTGGCAGATGCCACCCAATGTATCGCTTCATATGCGCTGCGCGGCTATAAAGTGACCAAAATGCCGATGTTCATCCATGCCGTGGCTTTCTGGGGTTGCGGCCTGCTGCCCGGCTACCTGCTTGCCTATCATGTCGATATGGGCATTTACGGCTTCTGGACTGCGCTGACCGTTTCACTGACGATTGCCGCCATCGCATTGGTATGGTGCTTGGAGCTTTGCAGTAAAGAGATGGTCAGATCGCATAAGGCCGTCTGA
- a CDS encoding TetR/AcrR family transcriptional regulator produces MPRIAKVNTYTRIINASLALFNEEGERNISTNHIAAHLGISPGNLYYHFRNKDEIIVQLFKRYSDALLAYLNEAVLPSNVEDSINYMAGIYDVMWEYRFLFSDVNTLLARSAELLGEHNTFTQAKVSPLLVNLLTQLNGLNIISADQTAMNDLAVNMWMVTKYWFDFDSSLRGRAKLTEDSKVRGISRTLSLLRPYLLPEHRAEFDQKIGSNH; encoded by the coding sequence ATGCCGCGCATTGCTAAAGTCAACACTTACACACGAATCATCAATGCCAGCCTCGCCTTGTTCAACGAAGAAGGCGAGCGCAATATCAGCACCAACCATATTGCCGCCCACTTAGGCATCAGCCCGGGCAATCTCTACTACCATTTCCGCAACAAAGACGAAATCATCGTCCAATTGTTCAAACGTTACAGCGATGCCCTGCTTGCCTACCTTAACGAAGCCGTGTTGCCGTCTAATGTTGAAGACTCCATCAACTACATGGCCGGTATTTATGATGTGATGTGGGAATATCGTTTCCTCTTCAGCGATGTGAACACCCTGCTTGCCCGCAGTGCCGAATTATTGGGCGAACACAATACCTTTACCCAAGCCAAAGTTTCCCCGCTGTTGGTCAACCTGCTGACCCAGCTCAACGGTCTGAACATCATCAGCGCAGACCAAACCGCCATGAACGACCTTGCCGTCAATATGTGGATGGTGACAAAATACTGGTTCGACTTCGACAGCTCCCTGCGCGGCCGCGCCAAGTTGACCGAAGATTCCAAAGTACGGGGCATCAGCCGCACACTCAGCCTGTTGCGCCCTTACCTCCTGCCGGAACACCGTGCCGAATTCGACCAAAAAATCGGCAGCAACCATTAA
- a CDS encoding SDR family NAD(P)-dependent oxidoreductase: MHLPDISILGLGYLGLPLAQKCYEQGSQVAAIKRTLTSDDINLPIELDIIDLNQDDIFHSSALWQNHINKPTWFCLLPPSSLNHYADTLKKWIQLAEQSKVQHIIFTSSTSMYGDQARICDETTSPDPQTESARQILAVEQALFESAVPHIDILRLGGLYSADRHPVTKLVQKTRIQGGNQPVNILHKDLAVQVLFQTACQADGKHIRNIVEPRHPSRAEFYTAEAAKLGLPAPDFIIDDKSNGKIVNTVCADGLSL; encoded by the coding sequence ATGCACCTCCCCGATATTTCTATTCTCGGCTTAGGCTATCTCGGCCTGCCGCTGGCGCAAAAATGTTATGAACAAGGCAGTCAGGTAGCCGCCATCAAACGCACCCTGACTTCCGACGACATCAATCTGCCGATTGAACTCGACATCATCGATTTGAATCAAGACGATATTTTTCACAGTTCGGCATTGTGGCAAAACCATATCAACAAGCCGACATGGTTTTGCCTGCTTCCGCCTTCGTCATTAAACCATTACGCCGATACCCTGAAAAAATGGATTCAACTTGCCGAGCAATCTAAGGTACAACACATCATCTTTACCAGCAGCACCAGCATGTATGGCGACCAAGCACGCATATGCGATGAAACCACGTCTCCCGATCCGCAAACCGAATCCGCCCGTCAAATCCTCGCAGTCGAGCAAGCTTTGTTTGAAAGCGCCGTCCCCCATATCGACATACTGCGACTGGGCGGACTTTATTCTGCCGACCGTCATCCTGTTACCAAGCTGGTTCAAAAAACACGCATTCAAGGCGGCAATCAACCTGTTAATATTCTTCATAAAGACTTGGCCGTCCAAGTCCTTTTTCAGACGGCCTGCCAAGCTGACGGCAAGCATATCCGCAATATTGTCGAACCCCGCCACCCAAGCCGGGCCGAATTTTATACTGCCGAAGCGGCCAAACTCGGCCTACCGGCTCCTGATTTCATCATTGATGACAAAAGCAACGGCAAAATTGTAAATACCGTTTGCGCAGACGGGCTAAGCCTGTAA
- a CDS encoding LEM-3-like GIY-YIG domain-containing protein, which translates to MFSTSIIEKLAYYIYCLIDPRDGNIFYVGKGVGNRVFHHALGSLQETETPSDKIALIREIHKSGNQPVYYILRHNIQTDKQAFEYEAMAIDLLSLVKPSQQPLTNIQGGTHSSEVGLMSLSELKRKYDAQELKTDKPIVLITINNEYEKLKKDIRSGNIPEADRHKEIYERTRKYWKIGSRREKAKYAVAVYRGWTLAVYEIERWISADDIIQGRWMFEGKPLPKESDIYQEIVDKLTYSSQENYKAPQNPITYRNC; encoded by the coding sequence ATGTTTTCAACTTCCATTATAGAAAAACTTGCTTACTATATTTATTGCTTGATTGACCCTAGAGACGGCAATATTTTCTATGTAGGTAAAGGCGTGGGCAATCGCGTTTTCCATCATGCCCTAGGTTCATTACAAGAAACAGAAACGCCAAGTGATAAAATTGCTTTGATTAGGGAAATACATAAAAGCGGAAACCAGCCCGTGTATTACATTCTGCGGCACAACATCCAAACAGACAAACAGGCTTTTGAATATGAAGCAATGGCAATAGACCTACTCTCCCTAGTCAAGCCGAGCCAGCAGCCGCTGACTAATATTCAAGGCGGCACGCATTCTTCTGAAGTAGGATTGATGAGCTTGTCCGAATTAAAACGAAAATATGATGCGCAAGAATTGAAAACTGATAAACCTATTGTTTTAATTACGATTAATAACGAATACGAGAAACTGAAAAAAGACATCAGATCAGGGAATATTCCTGAAGCCGATAGGCATAAGGAAATTTATGAGCGCACACGGAAATATTGGAAAATCGGAAGCCGACGTGAAAAAGCAAAATATGCAGTTGCAGTCTATCGCGGCTGGACATTGGCAGTGTATGAAATCGAAAGATGGATTTCTGCCGACGATATTATTCAAGGTCGCTGGATGTTTGAAGGCAAGCCGTTGCCAAAAGAGTCCGACATTTATCAAGAAATCGTGGACAAGCTGACCTATTCTTCCCAAGAAAACTATAAAGCCCCCCAAAACCCCATTACCTATCGTAATTGTTAA
- a CDS encoding glycosyl transferase family 2: MTDNKQTHWAAQPERGSRLFLALTTLMVRYLPAFFMRPCIWFVVLYFYATAPKPRRHVLRYQTRLQTTFPHIVLPKHSVFKQFVAFGEAVCDRFAVWQRKIRYKDLVIEDPDDIYSQIKRNERGQIFACSHLGNTEVCRALVSHHKDFRLNVLVHSKHAQAFNEALQKAGADHIRLIQVTDLDTTLMMELNSRIENGEWIAIAADRVPVRGEKTADINFLGHTAPMPQGAWLLASLLKTQVNTLFCVKQNGHYHLKLRRFTDTSSWKRGNREAAVKDAMQGFADILAQECAQNPLQWFNFYDFWGEDAV; the protein is encoded by the coding sequence ATGACCGACAATAAACAAACCCATTGGGCGGCGCAGCCCGAACGCGGCAGCCGCCTGTTTCTCGCTCTGACCACACTGATGGTGCGCTATCTGCCGGCTTTTTTCATGAGGCCGTGCATTTGGTTTGTGGTGCTTTATTTTTATGCAACCGCGCCCAAACCGCGCCGTCATGTCTTACGCTATCAAACCCGTCTTCAGACGACCTTTCCCCATATCGTCCTGCCGAAACACAGCGTATTCAAACAATTCGTCGCATTTGGCGAAGCGGTTTGCGACCGTTTTGCCGTGTGGCAACGCAAAATCCGTTATAAAGATTTGGTGATTGAAGATCCGGACGACATCTATTCGCAAATCAAGCGCAACGAACGCGGCCAGATTTTTGCCTGTTCGCACTTGGGCAATACCGAAGTTTGCCGTGCGCTGGTGTCGCACCATAAAGATTTCAGACTCAACGTATTGGTGCACAGCAAACACGCGCAGGCATTTAACGAGGCATTGCAAAAAGCCGGTGCAGATCATATCCGTCTGATTCAAGTAACAGATTTGGACACCACCCTGATGATGGAATTGAACAGCCGTATCGAAAACGGCGAATGGATTGCCATCGCGGCCGACCGCGTGCCTGTACGCGGCGAGAAAACCGCCGACATTAATTTCTTAGGCCATACCGCCCCTATGCCGCAAGGCGCGTGGCTGTTGGCTTCGCTTTTAAAAACGCAGGTAAACACGCTGTTTTGCGTCAAACAAAACGGCCACTATCATTTGAAACTGCGCCGCTTTACCGATACTTCCAGCTGGAAACGCGGCAACCGCGAGGCTGCCGTCAAAGACGCGATGCAGGGTTTTGCCGACATTTTGGCGCAAGAATGTGCGCAAAATCCGCTACAATGGTTCAATTTTTATGATTTTTGGGGCGAAGACGCCGTCTGA
- a CDS encoding acyl-CoA thioesterase — MKKHIYCQHSFETEVPFFDVDAMHIVWHGNYVKYLETARCAFLSSIGYDYNVMGRQGYSWPIVQMNLKYIRPARFGQKIRVDMDIVEIESCLRIDYTIYDAETNEKLTRASTTQAAVSLSDGLMQFQTPDSWLEAVKRHPTFKAV; from the coding sequence ATGAAAAAACACATCTACTGCCAACACAGCTTTGAAACTGAAGTTCCTTTTTTTGACGTAGATGCCATGCACATCGTGTGGCACGGCAACTATGTCAAATACCTTGAAACCGCACGTTGTGCTTTTCTGTCTTCCATCGGTTACGACTACAACGTAATGGGACGGCAAGGGTACAGCTGGCCGATTGTGCAGATGAACCTCAAATACATCCGCCCTGCCCGTTTCGGCCAAAAAATCCGCGTTGATATGGACATTGTCGAAATCGAAAGCTGCCTGCGTATCGATTACACCATTTACGATGCCGAAACCAACGAAAAACTGACTCGCGCTTCGACTACCCAAGCCGCGGTTTCGCTTTCAGACGGCCTGATGCAGTTTCAAACGCCGGACAGCTGGTTGGAAGCAGTAAAAAGACATCCGACATTTAAGGCCGTCTGA
- a CDS encoding ubiquinone biosynthesis accessory factor UbiJ, producing MSALFPLINHLIQQNPEQQRELSEFAGSIICISLTGFRLTGRISEQGFLETTNETADTNITFHNSAIQKILQGGQPGVGDISLEGDLVLGMSVLPILGGLRYYPSDDLARVFGHVAAESISSRAGDIGHTMKKIGKSIAEQISDFSREPESPVIDQATLAAWLEEVDKLRDDVARLNERLDRLERDIWID from the coding sequence ATGTCCGCCCTATTTCCCCTTATCAACCACCTGATACAGCAAAATCCAGAGCAACAGCGTGAGCTGTCTGAATTTGCAGGCAGCATCATCTGCATCAGCCTGACCGGTTTCCGACTGACCGGACGCATCAGCGAACAAGGTTTTCTTGAAACCACAAACGAAACCGCCGACACCAACATCACATTCCACAACAGCGCCATCCAAAAAATCCTCCAAGGCGGCCAGCCCGGCGTGGGCGACATCAGCCTCGAAGGCGACTTGGTCTTGGGCATGTCCGTCCTTCCTATTTTAGGTGGACTGCGCTATTATCCAAGCGACGATTTGGCACGTGTATTCGGTCATGTGGCCGCAGAAAGCATCAGCTCGCGCGCCGGCGACATCGGCCACACCATGAAAAAAATCGGCAAAAGCATTGCCGAGCAAATCAGCGACTTTTCACGCGAACCCGAGTCCCCTGTTATCGACCAAGCCACACTTGCTGCATGGTTGGAAGAAGTGGACAAACTGCGTGACGATGTTGCCCGCCTAAACGAACGCCTCGACCGGCTCGAGCGCGATATCTGGATAGATTAG
- a CDS encoding NAD(+) kinase: protein MKSPFKNIGIVTRPNTPEIQDTVHTLVSFLRENGFTIYLDELSVEEHCVYIQDSAYCEIVNKAQLGKYCDLVVVLGGDGTFLSAAREVAPRAVPIIGINQGHLGFLTQISRDTMVEGIRPVLEGKYLPEERILIEASIIRDGETIERALALNDTVLSRGGAGQMIEFEVFINQEFVYTQRSDGLIISTPTGSTAYALAAGGPIMQAGLHAFTLVPICPQSMTNRPIAIPDTSVIEILITKSGDARAHFDGQSHIDVQNFDRIIIRRYHNPLRVLHPTDYQYFKTLRQKLHWGEQLI, encoded by the coding sequence ATGAAAAGCCCATTTAAAAACATCGGTATCGTTACACGTCCTAATACGCCCGAAATTCAAGATACCGTCCACACATTGGTTTCTTTTCTGCGCGAAAACGGCTTTACCATCTATCTGGATGAATTGAGCGTAGAAGAACACTGCGTCTATATCCAAGATTCCGCCTACTGCGAAATCGTAAACAAAGCCCAGCTGGGCAAATATTGCGACCTCGTCGTTGTACTCGGTGGCGACGGTACCTTCCTCTCCGCCGCCCGCGAAGTCGCCCCCCGCGCCGTCCCCATTATCGGCATCAATCAAGGCCACTTGGGCTTTCTTACCCAAATCTCACGCGACACCATGGTTGAGGGCATCCGCCCCGTATTGGAAGGCAAATATCTGCCCGAAGAGCGCATCCTCATCGAAGCCAGCATCATTCGTGACGGCGAAACCATCGAACGCGCCCTCGCCCTCAACGACACCGTACTGTCTCGTGGCGGCGCAGGCCAAATGATTGAATTTGAAGTATTTATCAATCAAGAATTTGTCTATACCCAACGCTCAGACGGCCTGATTATTTCCACGCCGACAGGTTCGACCGCCTACGCGCTTGCCGCCGGCGGCCCCATCATGCAGGCCGGTTTGCACGCCTTCACACTTGTGCCTATCTGTCCGCAATCCATGACCAACCGTCCGATTGCCATCCCCGACACCAGCGTGATTGAAATCCTCATCACCAAAAGCGGCGACGCACGCGCACACTTTGACGGACAATCCCATATCGACGTGCAAAACTTCGACCGCATCATCATCCGCCGCTATCATAACCCCTTGCGCGTCCTTCATCCAACCGATTACCAATACTTCAAGACCCTGCGTCAAAAGCTGCATTGGGGCGAACAATTAATTTAA